A single region of the Streptococcus sanguinis genome encodes:
- the ftsH gene encoding ATP-dependent zinc metalloprotease FtsH: MKNKQNNGFIKNPFLYILIIVVLVTGFQYFFSGDTGGRSQQINYTELVKEIKENNVTEMSYQPNGSVVEISGTYKTPQESKEDTGILFFTPNISKVEKFTSIILPSDITISDLQKLASEHNTEISIKRESSSGMWITILTSIVPFVIVIFFFMSMMNQGGGGGARGAMNFGRNKARAANKEDIKVRFSDVAGAEEEKQELVEVVEFLKDRKRYTKLGARIPAGVLLEGPPGTGKTLLAKAVAGEAGVPFFSISGSDFVEMFVGVGASRVRSLFEDAKKAAPAIIFIDEIDAVGRQRGVGLGGGNDEREQTLNQLLIEMDGFEGNEGIIIIAATNRSDVLDPALLRAGRFDRKVLVGRPDVKGREAILRVHAKNKPLAKNVDLKLVAQQTPGFVGADLENVLNEAALVAARRNKKVIDADDIDEAEDRVIAGPSKKDKMVSERDRQMVAYHEAGHTIVGLVLSNARVVHKVTIVPRGRAGGYMIALPKEDQMLLSKEDMKEQLAGLMGGRVAEEIIFNVQTTGASNDFEQATQMARSMVTEYGMSEKLGPVQYEGNHAMFGAASPQKSISEQTAYEIDEEVRELLNEARNKAAEIIQSHRETHKLIAEALLKYETLDSNQIKSLYETGKMPEESELELDKEAHALSYDEIKTKMEEKSSE, from the coding sequence ATGAAAAATAAGCAAAACAATGGTTTTATAAAAAATCCATTTCTCTATATTCTGATTATCGTTGTCCTAGTGACAGGGTTTCAGTATTTCTTCTCAGGAGATACTGGCGGTCGCAGTCAGCAAATCAATTACACAGAATTAGTGAAGGAAATTAAGGAAAATAATGTCACAGAGATGAGCTACCAGCCCAATGGTAGTGTCGTAGAGATTTCAGGTACTTACAAAACACCTCAGGAATCAAAAGAAGATACAGGGATTTTATTTTTTACTCCAAACATTTCTAAAGTAGAAAAATTCACAAGTATTATTTTACCGTCAGATATTACAATTTCTGATTTACAAAAATTAGCCTCTGAGCATAACACTGAAATCAGCATAAAGCGCGAAAGTTCAAGCGGAATGTGGATTACAATCCTCACTTCCATCGTTCCTTTTGTGATTGTCATCTTCTTCTTTATGTCCATGATGAATCAAGGTGGAGGCGGTGGTGCTCGCGGTGCCATGAATTTCGGCCGCAATAAGGCGCGTGCTGCTAATAAAGAAGATATTAAGGTTCGTTTCTCGGATGTAGCTGGTGCCGAGGAAGAGAAACAAGAACTTGTAGAAGTCGTTGAGTTTTTGAAAGATCGGAAACGCTACACCAAGTTAGGTGCTCGTATTCCTGCCGGTGTCCTTCTAGAAGGCCCTCCAGGAACTGGTAAAACCTTGCTTGCTAAGGCAGTTGCTGGGGAAGCTGGAGTTCCTTTCTTCAGTATCTCAGGTTCCGACTTTGTAGAAATGTTTGTTGGGGTCGGAGCAAGCCGTGTCCGTTCTTTGTTTGAAGATGCGAAAAAAGCAGCCCCTGCCATTATCTTCATCGATGAAATCGATGCAGTCGGTCGTCAGCGTGGTGTTGGCCTTGGCGGTGGTAACGATGAGCGGGAGCAAACCCTCAATCAGCTCTTGATTGAAATGGATGGTTTCGAAGGCAATGAAGGAATCATTATCATTGCGGCTACTAACCGTTCGGATGTATTGGATCCAGCCTTGCTGCGTGCTGGCCGTTTTGACAGAAAAGTATTAGTCGGTCGTCCTGACGTTAAAGGTCGGGAAGCTATTCTTCGTGTTCATGCTAAGAATAAGCCGCTGGCTAAAAATGTTGATTTGAAACTGGTTGCTCAGCAGACACCAGGTTTTGTTGGTGCTGATTTGGAAAATGTCTTGAATGAAGCTGCTTTGGTTGCTGCTCGTCGTAACAAGAAAGTCATTGATGCAGATGATATTGATGAAGCGGAAGACCGGGTAATTGCAGGACCTTCTAAGAAAGATAAGATGGTTTCTGAACGCGATCGTCAAATGGTTGCTTATCATGAAGCTGGACATACTATTGTTGGTTTGGTATTATCAAATGCGCGTGTTGTACATAAAGTAACCATCGTCCCTCGTGGACGCGCTGGCGGATATATGATTGCCCTGCCTAAGGAAGACCAAATGCTTCTATCTAAAGAAGATATGAAAGAGCAATTAGCTGGTCTTATGGGTGGTCGTGTGGCTGAAGAAATTATATTTAATGTGCAGACAACGGGTGCTTCTAATGACTTTGAACAGGCAACTCAGATGGCTCGCAGTATGGTAACAGAATATGGAATGAGCGAAAAACTTGGTCCGGTTCAATACGAAGGAAACCATGCTATGTTTGGTGCAGCCAGTCCTCAAAAATCAATTTCAGAACAGACAGCATATGAGATTGACGAAGAAGTAAGAGAACTTCTTAATGAAGCACGTAACAAAGCTGCAGAGATTATTCAGTCCCATCGCGAAACCCATAAATTGATTGCTGAAGCGCTTCTTAAATATGAAACTTTGGATAGCAATCAGATTAAATCATTGTATGAAACTGGCAAAATGCCAGAAGAGTCTGAACTTGAATTAGACAAAGAAGCTCATGCGCTTTCTTATGATGAAATTAAAACGAAAATGGAAGAAAAAAGTTCCGAGTAG
- a CDS encoding sigma-70 family RNA polymerase sigma factor yields MDFRTTYEKVKWIVWKCKKDYYIHLWEHSDWEQEGMLVLYELLLKEKGIENDEEKLYRYFKTKFRNHIHDKIRKQESQKRKLDRQPYEEVSEIGHRLKSKELFLDELVAFREAIDNYKRTLDDVGLDNYQRLMSNERFKGRRAMLKDLKNHLKDFQDNTIL; encoded by the coding sequence ATGGATTTTAGAACTACTTATGAGAAGGTGAAATGGATAGTTTGGAAGTGTAAGAAAGACTATTATATTCATTTGTGGGAACATAGTGATTGGGAGCAAGAAGGAATGTTGGTTTTATACGAACTTCTGCTTAAAGAAAAAGGAATTGAAAACGATGAGGAAAAACTCTATCGTTATTTCAAAACAAAATTCAGAAATCATATACATGATAAAATTCGTAAACAAGAAAGCCAAAAGCGAAAATTGGACCGCCAGCCTTATGAAGAAGTGAGTGAGATTGGACATCGTTTGAAATCAAAAGAATTGTTTCTGGATGAGTTAGTTGCCTTCAGAGAAGCGATTGACAATTATAAAAGAACTCTTGATGATGTTGGATTGGATAATTATCAGAGGTTGATGAGCAACGAGCGCTTTAAAGGAAGAAGAGCCATGCTTAAAGATTTAAAAAATCACTTAAAAGATTTTCAAGATAATACGATTTTGTAA
- the mreC gene encoding rod shape-determining protein MreC → MNRFKKSKFLISFFVLVVAMTILILSTSSSWFVSTTSNIISLVDRLVGSPFAFVADKKEEMSDLMSTYRENQQLKKNLYEVEEKAGKADSLEDENEQLRKLLEFKEADKNQTQIASEVIARTPASWKNELTIDKGTSDNVTDAMLVVANGGLVGSVSETSSQSSLVSLLTNEENSTKISVRIQTKSGLVYGIITGYDAKNSAYIISQLNSAEDIKEGDEVATSGLGAYNAENIPVGKVLSVSEAKDQLNKIVLVKPAADLSDIRAVMLVGN, encoded by the coding sequence ATGAATCGATTTAAAAAATCTAAGTTTCTAATTTCTTTTTTTGTATTAGTTGTTGCAATGACGATACTCATCCTATCTACCTCTTCTAGTTGGTTTGTATCAACTACTTCAAATATTATTTCATTGGTAGATAGACTTGTCGGCTCTCCTTTTGCTTTTGTAGCTGATAAAAAAGAAGAAATGTCAGATTTGATGTCTACTTATAGAGAGAATCAGCAGCTCAAGAAAAATCTTTATGAGGTTGAGGAAAAGGCTGGGAAGGCAGATTCCTTAGAAGATGAGAATGAGCAGTTACGAAAACTTCTGGAATTTAAAGAGGCTGATAAAAATCAAACACAAATTGCCAGCGAAGTGATTGCCCGTACGCCAGCATCCTGGAAAAATGAGCTGACTATTGACAAGGGGACATCTGATAATGTGACAGATGCTATGCTAGTAGTCGCTAATGGTGGTCTGGTCGGAAGTGTTTCTGAAACTAGTAGTCAGTCTAGCTTGGTTTCTCTACTGACTAACGAGGAAAACTCAACTAAAATTTCTGTTAGAATTCAAACTAAGTCTGGTCTAGTTTATGGGATTATTACGGGTTATGATGCAAAAAACTCTGCTTATATCATCAGTCAGTTAAATAGTGCTGAAGATATAAAAGAGGGAGATGAGGTGGCAACCAGTGGCTTGGGTGCTTATAATGCAGAAAATATTCCTGTCGGTAAGGTACTTTCCGTGTCTGAGGCTAAGGATCAGTTAAACAAGATTGTTCTGGTTAAGCCAGCTGCGGATTTGTCGGATATCCGTGCTGTAATGTTGGTAGGGAACTGA
- the mreD gene encoding rod shape-determining protein MreD codes for MRDIKEHLLTPIILFFVLLIDGQISTFLANILPLQWHLVSHFIFIFMLFVSINLSRNYNILLFCCLGLIYDVYYFHTIGIALILFPLLSLLVCQSSSTMLLNTFTRFLSVLILVFLFELTSFAFAVFLNLSSLNLQDFVLSSLVPTILLNSLIFLIFQPIFEKMYL; via the coding sequence ATGAGAGATATTAAAGAACATCTTTTGACTCCTATTATTTTATTTTTTGTCTTATTGATAGACGGACAAATTTCGACTTTTCTGGCTAATATTCTGCCTTTACAATGGCATTTAGTCAGTCATTTTATCTTTATTTTCATGCTTTTTGTTTCCATCAATCTCTCTAGAAACTACAATATTCTCTTATTTTGCTGTTTGGGGTTGATTTATGATGTTTACTATTTTCATACCATCGGTATTGCTCTTATTCTTTTTCCTCTTTTAAGTCTCTTGGTTTGTCAGTCTAGTTCAACTATGCTTTTAAATACATTTACTCGCTTTTTATCTGTTTTGATTCTTGTATTTTTATTTGAATTAACTAGTTTTGCTTTTGCAGTATTTTTGAATCTTTCTAGTCTGAATTTACAGGATTTTGTCCTTAGCAGTCTGGTACCGACTATCCTTCTCAATAGCCTGATATTCCTCATTTTTCAGCCTATTTTCGAAAAAATGTATTTATGA
- the pcsB gene encoding peptidoglycan hydrolase PcsB: MKKKLLTSILLSTVILSQGAALVSVKAETTDEKIAAQDSKINSLTEQQQSAQAQVNEIQGQVSAIQKQQEELKAENEKLSAESARLSAEIDELSKNIVARNESLANQARSTQTNGTATSYINTVVNSSSITEAISRVAAMSEIVSANNKMLEQQKKDKEVIAEKQVANNEAINTVIANQEKLADDEQALATKQAELKAAQASLAAEKATAENEKNSLLEEKAAAEKAAAEAAAREAAYKAEQESKRQAIEASGNTTLQAQVQAVVNSAPAAEAAAPAAPAVTQSVARANRPVYSSSASSYPVGQCTWGAKTLAPWAGDYWGNGGQWSASAAAAGFRVGSQPEVGAIACWTDGGYGHVAVVTAVQSTTSIQVSEANYLGQQSIGNYRGWFNPTTAQGTVSYIYPN; this comes from the coding sequence ATGAAGAAAAAACTACTCACATCAATTTTATTGAGTACGGTTATCCTTTCACAAGGAGCTGCACTTGTGAGCGTTAAAGCGGAGACAACTGATGAAAAGATTGCTGCACAAGACAGCAAGATTAACAGTTTGACAGAGCAACAACAATCAGCTCAGGCACAAGTCAACGAGATTCAAGGCCAAGTATCTGCTATTCAAAAGCAACAAGAAGAGCTTAAAGCAGAAAATGAAAAATTGTCTGCTGAATCTGCAAGACTTTCTGCTGAGATTGATGAACTGTCTAAAAACATCGTAGCTCGTAATGAGTCACTTGCAAATCAAGCTCGCAGTACCCAAACAAATGGAACTGCTACTAGCTACATCAATACAGTTGTAAATTCTAGCTCTATCACAGAAGCTATTTCTCGTGTAGCAGCTATGAGCGAAATTGTTTCAGCAAATAATAAAATGCTGGAACAACAAAAGAAAGATAAAGAAGTAATTGCTGAAAAGCAAGTTGCGAATAATGAAGCTATCAATACTGTAATTGCTAACCAAGAGAAGTTAGCTGATGATGAGCAAGCTTTGGCAACAAAACAAGCTGAACTGAAAGCAGCTCAGGCAAGTCTTGCAGCTGAAAAAGCGACTGCTGAAAACGAAAAGAATTCTCTTCTTGAAGAAAAAGCAGCAGCTGAAAAAGCAGCAGCTGAAGCGGCAGCTCGTGAAGCAGCTTATAAAGCAGAGCAAGAATCAAAACGTCAAGCAATTGAAGCTTCAGGAAATACTACCCTGCAAGCTCAGGTTCAAGCAGTTGTTAATTCAGCTCCAGCAGCTGAAGCAGCGGCTCCAGCAGCACCTGCAGTAACTCAATCTGTTGCCCGTGCGAATAGACCAGTTTATAGCTCGTCTGCATCTTCTTATCCAGTAGGTCAATGTACTTGGGGTGCTAAGACATTAGCTCCTTGGGCTGGCGATTACTGGGGTAATGGCGGACAATGGTCTGCAAGTGCAGCAGCAGCAGGCTTCCGTGTTGGTTCACAGCCAGAAGTTGGAGCGATCGCATGTTGGACTGACGGTGGATATGGACACGTTGCAGTAGTAACAGCTGTTCAATCTACTACAAGCATCCAAGTATCAGAAGCAAACTACCTTGGACAACAATCAATTGGTAACTACCGTGGATGGTTTAATCCAACAACTGCACAAGGTACAGTTTCATATATCTATCCGAACTAA
- a CDS encoding ribose-phosphate diphosphokinase has translation MSFSDLKLFALSSNQELAQRVAQEIGLPLGKSTVRQFSDGEIQVNIEESIRGKHVFILQSTSSPVNDNLMEILIMVDALKRASAESINVVMPYYGYARQDRKARAREPITSKLVANMLEIAGVDRMLTIDLHAAQIQGFFDIPVDHLMGAPLIADYFERRNMTGGDYVVVSPDHGGVSRARKLAEFLKTPIAIIDKRRSVDKMNSSEVMNIIGKVEGKTCILIDDMIDTAGTICHAADALAEAGAVEVYASCTHPVLSGPAMDNIQKSAIKKLVVLDTIYLPQERLIDKIEQISIAHLLGEAIVRIHEKRPLSPLFEIGKK, from the coding sequence ATGTCTTTTTCTGATTTAAAACTCTTTGCTCTTTCTTCTAATCAAGAATTAGCGCAGCGTGTTGCTCAAGAGATTGGATTGCCACTTGGGAAATCAACTGTTCGTCAGTTCTCTGATGGAGAGATTCAAGTGAATATTGAAGAATCTATTCGAGGGAAACACGTCTTTATTTTGCAGTCTACCAGCTCGCCAGTCAATGATAATTTGATGGAAATCTTGATTATGGTAGATGCTTTGAAACGGGCTAGTGCTGAATCCATCAACGTTGTCATGCCTTACTATGGCTATGCTCGGCAGGATCGCAAGGCTAGAGCTCGTGAGCCAATTACATCTAAATTAGTTGCTAATATGTTGGAAATTGCTGGTGTGGATCGGATGCTGACTATTGACTTGCACGCAGCGCAAATCCAGGGCTTCTTTGATATTCCAGTGGATCACTTGATGGGTGCACCTTTGATTGCAGATTACTTTGAGCGCCGTAATATGACAGGGGGCGACTATGTGGTAGTCAGTCCTGACCATGGTGGTGTGAGTCGGGCTCGTAAGTTAGCAGAGTTTCTGAAAACACCGATTGCCATTATTGATAAGCGTCGCAGCGTAGACAAGATGAATAGCAGTGAAGTTATGAACATCATTGGTAAGGTGGAAGGAAAAACTTGTATCTTAATTGATGATATGATTGATACAGCAGGGACTATCTGCCATGCAGCTGACGCTCTCGCTGAAGCAGGGGCTGTAGAAGTCTATGCTAGCTGTACGCATCCAGTCTTGTCTGGTCCAGCTATGGATAATATCCAAAAGTCGGCGATTAAAAAATTGGTTGTGCTGGATACAATTTATCTGCCTCAAGAGCGCTTGATTGATAAGATTGAGCAGATTTCAATTGCGCATCTTTTAGGGGAAGCCATTGTCCGTATTCATGAAAAACGGCCGCTGTCACCCTTATTTGAAATAGGGAAAAAATAA
- a CDS encoding LPKTxAVK-anchored surface protein, whose translation MKKVLLSSAVALSLFAAAAPVFAEGTASLWVNDIDNNEVPQGSTDSESNKVMDELQAYRDAQSALDQQVAEAKKAPVGKSAVMEDQAGNKVLVIGEGESANADQPSVAPSTTDPSTPAYSAAPYSTASSSVPTFPAPSQSSAASSSAAGKKKAKKSENKAKKAPEAKEENKENEENSEEKSLPKTSAVK comes from the coding sequence ATGAAAAAGGTTTTGCTTTCAAGTGCTGTGGCCCTTTCACTTTTCGCGGCTGCTGCACCAGTATTTGCTGAGGGTACAGCCAGTCTTTGGGTTAATGACATTGATAATAATGAAGTTCCCCAAGGCAGTACGGACTCAGAATCTAATAAAGTTATGGATGAACTGCAGGCCTATAGAGATGCACAATCAGCTCTGGATCAGCAAGTTGCTGAAGCTAAGAAAGCTCCGGTTGGTAAAAGTGCTGTGATGGAGGATCAGGCTGGTAACAAAGTTCTTGTTATTGGTGAGGGAGAGTCGGCCAATGCTGATCAGCCTTCAGTGGCACCATCTACTACAGATCCATCTACACCGGCTTATTCGGCAGCACCTTACTCCACAGCCTCTTCATCAGTTCCGACTTTTCCAGCACCGTCTCAATCTTCGGCAGCATCCTCTTCAGCAGCAGGAAAAAAGAAGGCTAAAAAATCAGAAAATAAAGCAAAAAAAGCTCCGGAAGCAAAAGAAGAGAACAAGGAAAATGAGGAAAATTCTGAAGAAAAGTCACTTCCTAAGACAAGTGCAGTCAAATAA
- the srtB gene encoding class B sortase, LPKTxAVK-specific: MQEKDRSQASNKKQLFVVGICLLLIVLVIFSVFYAFRSSASGSKLRVSHPSRIETSSSSASSSQTEKEYLAERFSKLKAVNSETIGYVYAPGTQLDEPVVQTKDNATYLLKTFEGKQEPYMGAVFMDKDNHKDFSDRLTWLFGHARGSKAGDHRMFNDVNYYDRQDYFDKHRYVVIETPERKYYYQAMGLVIVPEETAFYRTEFKDDEDFTTQLRNIYEAARTKDPKIKINASDRYLVLSTCREEDDTIRSNLYLRQISDLELPDFLAKHGKELTYTPTR, from the coding sequence ATGCAAGAAAAAGATAGGAGTCAAGCTTCGAATAAGAAACAGCTCTTTGTTGTTGGCATTTGCCTCCTGCTGATTGTTCTGGTTATTTTTTCTGTTTTTTATGCTTTCCGTTCATCAGCATCAGGCAGTAAGCTTCGAGTTTCGCATCCTAGCAGGATTGAAACGTCAAGCTCATCTGCATCTTCAAGTCAGACAGAAAAGGAATATTTAGCAGAGCGTTTTTCTAAACTGAAGGCTGTGAATTCAGAAACGATAGGCTATGTCTATGCTCCTGGTACACAGTTGGATGAGCCAGTGGTGCAAACGAAAGATAATGCGACTTATCTGCTGAAGACTTTTGAAGGAAAGCAAGAGCCCTATATGGGAGCGGTCTTTATGGATAAGGACAATCATAAAGATTTCAGCGATCGTCTGACTTGGCTTTTCGGGCATGCTCGGGGTAGCAAGGCAGGAGATCATCGCATGTTTAATGATGTCAACTACTATGATCGTCAGGATTATTTTGACAAACATAGATATGTCGTGATTGAGACTCCTGAGCGTAAGTATTATTATCAAGCTATGGGACTGGTAATCGTGCCGGAAGAGACAGCTTTTTATCGGACGGAGTTTAAGGATGACGAGGACTTTACAACTCAGCTTAGAAATATCTATGAGGCTGCTCGGACAAAGGATCCCAAGATAAAGATTAATGCGAGTGACCGGTATTTAGTTCTCTCAACCTGCCGTGAGGAAGATGACACGATTCGTTCTAACCTTTATTTGCGGCAGATTTCTGATTTAGAACTGCCAGATTTTCTGGCCAAGCATGGCAAGGAATTAACTTATACTCCGACTCGTTGA
- a CDS encoding pyridoxal phosphate-dependent aminotransferase — protein sequence MDLSKKFNKNLEKIEISLIRQFDQSISAIPGVLRLTLGEPDFTTPDHIKAAAKAAIDANQSHYTGMSGLLELRQAASRFVKGKYNLHYRPEDEVLVTIGATEALSATLTAILEEGDKVLLPAPAYPGYEPIVNLVGAEIVEIDTTANNFVLTPEMLEAAILEQGEQLKAVILNYPANPTGVTYSREQIKALADVLGKYQVFVVCDEVYSELTYTEQGHVSIAEYLPDQTIVINGLSKSHAMTGWRLGFIFAPAVFTAQLIKSHQYLVTAANTMAQFAGIEALTVGKDDAEAMKAEYIQRRDYIIGKMAELGFKIIKPDGAFYIFAKIPDGYNQDSFAFLQDFAERKAVAFIPGAAFGQYGEGYIRLSYAASMETIREALKRLKDYMEDYA from the coding sequence ATGGATTTAAGTAAGAAATTTAATAAAAACTTAGAAAAAATAGAAATTTCGCTGATTCGTCAGTTTGACCAATCAATTTCTGCTATTCCCGGAGTTCTTCGGCTGACCTTAGGGGAGCCGGATTTTACGACACCGGATCATATCAAAGCAGCAGCCAAGGCGGCGATTGATGCTAATCAAAGTCACTACACTGGCATGAGCGGTCTCTTGGAGCTGCGTCAGGCGGCTAGCAGATTTGTGAAAGGAAAGTACAATCTGCACTATCGCCCAGAAGATGAGGTCTTAGTCACTATTGGCGCAACAGAGGCCTTGTCGGCTACGCTGACAGCTATTCTAGAAGAAGGAGACAAGGTCTTGCTGCCAGCTCCTGCTTATCCAGGCTATGAGCCCATTGTCAATCTAGTAGGGGCGGAGATTGTCGAGATTGACACAACGGCCAATAACTTTGTCCTCACTCCAGAGATGCTGGAAGCAGCTATTTTAGAGCAGGGTGAGCAGCTAAAAGCGGTCATTCTCAATTATCCAGCCAATCCGACCGGCGTGACTTATTCGCGGGAGCAGATAAAAGCTCTGGCTGATGTCCTAGGAAAATACCAAGTATTTGTGGTCTGTGATGAGGTCTATTCTGAACTGACCTATACGGAGCAGGGGCATGTCTCCATCGCGGAGTATCTGCCAGACCAAACTATCGTCATCAACGGCCTGTCTAAGTCTCATGCCATGACTGGCTGGCGGCTGGGCTTTATCTTTGCTCCAGCAGTTTTCACTGCCCAGCTGATTAAGAGCCATCAGTATCTCGTAACAGCGGCCAATACTATGGCTCAGTTTGCAGGCATTGAAGCCTTGACAGTTGGTAAAGATGATGCGGAGGCAATGAAGGCTGAGTATATACAGCGCCGCGATTATATCATAGGGAAAATGGCTGAGCTAGGCTTTAAGATTATCAAACCAGACGGGGCTTTTTATATCTTTGCTAAGATACCAGATGGTTATAATCAAGATTCTTTTGCTTTTCTGCAGGATTTTGCAGAGAGGAAGGCTGTGGCCTTTATCCCGGGAGCAGCTTTTGGTCAATACGGGGAAGGCTATATCCGTCTGTCCTATGCGGCTAGTATGGAGACGATTCGAGAAGCTCTGAAGCGCCTCAAGGACTACATGGAGGACTATGCTTAA
- the recO gene encoding DNA repair protein RecO, translating into MLKSLTSQGLVLYNRNFREDDKLVKIFTEQAGKRMFFVKHAGKSKLAPVIQPLTAANLLMKINDDGLSYIEDYQDVVTYHRINEDLFIMAYASYVAALADASLQDNQPDPALFAFLQKTLELMNNGLDYEVLTNIFEIQILSRFGVSLNFHDCAFCHRTGLPFDFSFKYSGVLCPDHYHQDERRCHLNPNLPFLLDQFQAVRFSELETISLKPDIKKQLRNFIDLLYDEYVGIHLKSKKFIDSLGDWGSILKDKNEE; encoded by the coding sequence ATGCTTAAATCTCTAACAAGTCAAGGTCTGGTTCTCTATAACCGCAATTTCCGTGAGGATGATAAGCTGGTCAAGATCTTTACGGAACAGGCTGGCAAGCGTATGTTTTTCGTCAAGCATGCTGGGAAATCTAAGCTAGCACCCGTCATTCAGCCTTTGACTGCGGCGAACTTACTGATGAAAATCAATGATGATGGTCTTAGCTATATCGAGGACTATCAAGATGTGGTCACCTACCATCGCATCAATGAGGATTTATTCATCATGGCCTATGCCAGTTATGTGGCAGCCTTGGCAGATGCCAGTCTTCAGGACAATCAGCCGGATCCGGCGCTCTTTGCTTTTCTGCAGAAAACCCTGGAGCTGATGAATAATGGTCTGGACTATGAGGTGCTGACCAATATCTTTGAGATTCAGATTTTATCACGTTTTGGAGTTTCGCTGAACTTCCATGACTGTGCCTTTTGTCATCGGACAGGTTTGCCTTTTGACTTCTCTTTCAAATATAGCGGAGTCCTTTGCCCTGATCATTACCATCAGGATGAACGGCGCTGTCATCTGAATCCTAATCTTCCTTTTCTGCTGGATCAGTTTCAGGCAGTCCGCTTTAGCGAATTGGAGACCATTTCTTTGAAGCCAGATATTAAAAAGCAGCTGCGGAATTTTATCGATCTGCTCTATGATGAATATGTCGGCATCCATCTCAAATCCAAAAAATTTATAGATTCTCTGGGGGACTGGGGAAGCATTTTAAAAGATAAGAACGAGGAATAA
- the plsX gene encoding phosphate acyltransferase PlsX has protein sequence MKKIAVDAMGGDNAPQALVEGVNQAVQEFSDIEILLYGDEAKIKPYLTAGERVRIIHTEEKIDSDDEPTKAIRQKKEASMVLAAKAVKAGEADAMLSAGNTGALLAAGFFIVGRIKNIDRPGLLSTMPTVGGQGFDMLDLGANAENTAHHLHQYATLGSFYAENVRGIKKPRVGLLNNGTESSKGDPLRKEAYELLAGDSTLNFIGNVEARDLMDDVADVVVADGFTGNAVLKSIEGTAISIMGQLKKSILGGGFKAKLGAWLLKDSLRGLKNSLDYSSAGGAVLFGLKAPVVKTHGSSDAKAVYSTIRQIRTMLETDVVGKSVVEFSDAKE, from the coding sequence ATGAAAAAAATAGCTGTTGATGCTATGGGAGGGGACAATGCCCCTCAGGCTCTAGTCGAAGGAGTCAATCAAGCAGTACAGGAGTTTTCGGATATTGAAATTCTCCTTTATGGCGATGAGGCGAAAATTAAGCCTTATCTGACTGCTGGTGAGCGGGTCCGCATCATCCACACGGAGGAAAAGATTGACTCGGACGACGAGCCGACCAAGGCCATTCGTCAGAAGAAAGAGGCTAGTATGGTGCTGGCAGCCAAGGCTGTGAAGGCAGGGGAGGCAGATGCCATGCTGTCTGCTGGAAATACTGGAGCGCTTTTGGCGGCAGGTTTCTTTATCGTAGGGCGTATTAAGAACATTGACCGACCGGGTCTCTTATCTACTATGCCAACGGTTGGAGGTCAGGGATTTGATATGCTGGATCTGGGAGCCAATGCTGAAAACACAGCCCATCATTTACACCAGTATGCGACTTTGGGTTCTTTCTATGCTGAAAATGTCCGAGGAATCAAGAAGCCACGGGTGGGGCTCTTGAATAACGGAACAGAAAGCAGCAAGGGCGACCCTCTGCGCAAGGAAGCCTATGAGCTTTTAGCTGGGGATTCAACACTTAACTTTATCGGCAATGTAGAAGCGCGTGATTTGATGGATGATGTGGCGGATGTTGTCGTTGCAGATGGCTTTACTGGTAATGCAGTTCTGAAATCAATCGAAGGAACTGCTATCAGTATCATGGGTCAGCTGAAGAAGTCTATTTTAGGCGGTGGTTTTAAGGCTAAATTGGGAGCTTGGCTGCTCAAGGATAGCCTGCGAGGGCTCAAAAATAGTCTAGACTATTCTAGTGCAGGCGGTGCAGTTCTATTCGGCTTGAAAGCGCCTGTTGTCAAAACGCATGGCTCTAGCGATGCTAAGGCTGTTTATAGCACGATTCGTCAGATTAGGACCATGCTGGAAACAGATGTTGTTGGTAAATCGGTCGTTGAATTTTCAGATGCAAAGGAGTAA
- a CDS encoding acyl carrier protein: protein MSEKEIYAKIVEIIQEHDSSKLHVTPELNLKEELGVDSVDLMEFIINLEEAFDIEIPDEDMDNFKTISDVVAYIHEKLKKQH from the coding sequence ATGAGCGAAAAAGAAATTTATGCAAAAATTGTCGAAATCATTCAAGAACATGACAGCAGTAAGCTGCATGTCACTCCAGAGTTGAATTTGAAAGAAGAACTGGGAGTGGACTCTGTGGATTTGATGGAATTTATCATCAATCTGGAAGAAGCTTTTGATATTGAGATTCCTGATGAGGATATGGATAACTTCAAAACAATTTCCGATGTGGTGGCTTATATCCACGAAAAACTGAAGAAGCAGCATTAA